Proteins from one Bradyrhizobium roseum genomic window:
- a CDS encoding efflux RND transporter permease subunit: MFTFLVSASLRNRLFVLAMAAVLVLLGAYTARQLPVDVFPDLNRPTVTILTESEGYAPPEVEQLVSFPIETQMNGVPGVSRVRSVSGIGLSIVYVEFDWGTDIFRNRQLVAERLAQVQSQLPLNITPQIGPISSIMGQILLIAVTSKTASPMEVREIADFTIRPRLLAVPGVAQVIPIGGEVRQYRIAPLPSALRALAVSYEQIEQSLRQFGTNTGGGFTDQNAREFLIRNIGRTTSLEDLRNIVVTTIEGRPILLRQVANVEFAPKVKRGDAGYMSKPAVIVSVEKQPDVDTVKLTRQITQVLAELEPSLPSGVKANEIIFRQASFIENSIQNVERVLLEAALVVAVILFAFLLNWRTTAISLTAIPVSILTTAIIFKLLGLSINTMTLGGLAIAIGELVDDAVVDVENIFRRLRENREQGNPRSVFDVVVSASNEVRSGIVYATMIIVLVFVPLFALSGIEGRLFAPLGHAYIISILASLFVSITLTPVMAYYLLPRMKRLAERESWLVRRLKSANHAALRLAFAHRGLLLGVTALAVLGAGLGALGLKRAFLPAFNEGTFTINIAFNPGVSLSESTRVGSIAERLLLDVPEVISVGRRTGRAELDEHAEGIHSSELEVDLKRSQRPKPEIVADIRSRLSVLPLSVNVGQPISHRLDHLLSGVRAELALKLFGDDLDTLRSSAEELRLRLAKIEGIQDLQVEKQVRIPQLEIRVDYTRAALYGVQPGAVTDQLSRLSSGRVISRVVDGYKRYDVVMRLPDQLRTTEKLGDLLIKTPSGWIPARQIADVKETDGPNQILRENGRRRIVILANSDGRTDMAEIVRRVRAELQAANLPQGVTASLEGTFQAQEEASRRIGILSLVSLALIFAILYSRYRSAVLALIIMGGVPLALIGSVAALALTEQPLSVASMVGFITLAGIATRNGILKISHYINLALREGMAFGPELVIRGSLERMTPVLMTALSAGLALLPLLIAADEPGKEILHPVAVTIFGGLVSATLLDALITPVLFLMFGRTPLMRLMQRQSEERPGDHAASHSY; encoded by the coding sequence ATGTTCACGTTCCTGGTCAGCGCCTCGCTCCGCAATCGCCTTTTCGTGCTTGCAATGGCGGCCGTCCTCGTTCTCCTGGGCGCCTACACCGCGCGCCAGCTGCCTGTCGACGTCTTCCCGGACCTGAACCGTCCGACCGTCACCATCCTGACGGAATCGGAAGGTTACGCCCCGCCGGAAGTCGAACAGCTCGTCAGTTTCCCGATCGAAACCCAGATGAACGGTGTGCCCGGCGTCAGCCGGGTACGATCGGTCTCGGGCATCGGGCTTTCGATCGTCTATGTGGAGTTCGACTGGGGCACCGATATTTTCCGCAACCGCCAATTGGTCGCGGAACGTCTCGCGCAAGTGCAGAGCCAGCTGCCTTTGAACATCACCCCGCAGATCGGCCCGATCAGTTCGATCATGGGCCAGATCCTCCTGATCGCGGTGACGTCGAAGACGGCTTCTCCGATGGAAGTGCGCGAGATCGCCGACTTCACGATCAGGCCGCGCCTGCTCGCCGTGCCCGGTGTCGCACAGGTCATCCCGATCGGCGGCGAGGTTCGACAGTACCGGATCGCGCCGCTGCCGTCCGCGCTGCGCGCGCTTGCCGTGAGCTATGAGCAGATAGAACAGTCCCTCAGGCAGTTCGGCACCAATACCGGCGGCGGCTTCACCGACCAGAACGCCCGCGAATTTCTGATCCGCAATATCGGGCGCACGACGAGCCTCGAAGACCTGCGCAACATCGTCGTTACCACCATCGAGGGGCGTCCCATCCTGCTTCGGCAGGTGGCGAACGTTGAATTTGCGCCCAAGGTCAAGCGGGGTGACGCCGGCTATATGAGCAAGCCCGCCGTGATCGTCTCGGTGGAGAAGCAGCCCGATGTCGATACGGTGAAGCTGACGCGGCAGATCACGCAGGTGCTCGCGGAGTTGGAGCCCAGCCTGCCGTCCGGCGTCAAGGCCAACGAGATCATCTTCAGGCAGGCGAGCTTTATCGAGAACTCGATCCAGAACGTGGAGCGGGTGCTGCTCGAGGCCGCCCTTGTCGTCGCCGTCATCCTGTTCGCTTTCCTTCTCAACTGGCGTACGACGGCGATTTCGCTGACCGCGATCCCGGTCTCGATCCTGACCACGGCCATCATCTTCAAGCTGCTGGGCCTGTCGATCAACACGATGACCCTGGGCGGGCTTGCGATCGCCATCGGCGAGCTGGTCGACGACGCCGTCGTCGATGTCGAGAACATCTTTCGCCGGCTGCGCGAGAACCGGGAGCAAGGCAATCCGCGATCCGTGTTCGACGTGGTGGTTTCGGCTTCCAACGAGGTGCGGTCGGGCATCGTCTACGCCACGATGATCATCGTTCTGGTGTTCGTGCCGCTGTTTGCGCTTTCGGGCATCGAGGGGCGGCTGTTCGCGCCGCTCGGTCATGCCTACATCATCTCGATCCTCGCGAGCCTGTTCGTCTCGATCACCCTCACCCCGGTGATGGCCTATTACCTGCTGCCGCGGATGAAGCGCCTTGCGGAACGGGAGAGCTGGCTCGTCCGCAGGCTCAAATCCGCGAACCATGCGGCGCTCAGGCTTGCTTTCGCCCACAGGGGATTGCTGCTCGGCGTCACGGCGCTGGCGGTGCTGGGCGCAGGTTTGGGCGCGCTCGGCCTGAAGCGCGCGTTTCTTCCAGCCTTCAACGAAGGTACGTTCACGATCAACATCGCGTTCAACCCGGGAGTTTCGCTTTCCGAATCCACGCGCGTGGGCTCGATTGCCGAACGCCTTCTGCTCGACGTGCCCGAGGTGATCAGCGTCGGAAGGCGCACGGGCCGCGCGGAACTGGACGAGCACGCCGAGGGTATCCATTCGTCCGAACTCGAAGTCGACCTCAAGCGGTCGCAGCGGCCGAAGCCGGAGATTGTCGCGGACATCCGCTCGCGGCTTTCGGTGCTGCCGCTGTCGGTCAATGTCGGGCAGCCGATCTCGCACCGGCTCGATCATCTGCTCTCGGGCGTCCGCGCCGAGCTGGCCCTGAAACTGTTCGGCGATGATCTCGACACGCTGCGCAGCAGCGCGGAAGAACTTCGACTGCGGCTTGCGAAGATCGAAGGTATCCAGGACCTGCAGGTCGAAAAGCAGGTACGCATCCCGCAACTCGAAATCCGCGTCGACTATACGCGCGCCGCCTTGTACGGCGTGCAGCCGGGCGCGGTGACCGATCAATTGTCGCGGCTGTCGAGCGGGCGCGTCATCTCGCGCGTGGTCGACGGCTACAAGCGCTACGACGTCGTGATGCGCCTGCCCGACCAGCTTCGCACGACCGAGAAGCTCGGCGACCTCCTGATCAAGACCCCGTCCGGCTGGATCCCGGCGCGCCAGATCGCCGACGTGAAGGAGACCGACGGGCCAAACCAGATCCTGCGAGAGAACGGCCGCCGCCGCATCGTCATCCTCGCCAACTCGGACGGCAGGACCGACATGGCGGAGATCGTGCGGCGCGTTCGTGCAGAACTGCAGGCGGCGAACCTGCCGCAGGGCGTCACGGCGAGCCTTGAAGGCACGTTCCAGGCCCAGGAGGAAGCCAGCCGCAGGATCGGTATCCTTTCACTCGTCTCGCTGGCGCTGATCTTTGCGATCCTCTACAGCCGCTACCGTTCCGCCGTGCTGGCGCTGATCATCATGGGCGGCGTGCCGCTGGCCCTGATCGGTTCGGTCGCGGCGCTGGCGCTGACTGAACAGCCGTTGTCGGTTGCCAGCATGGTTGGCTTCATCACGCTGGCGGGAATCGCGACGCGCAATGGCATTCTCAAGATCAGTCACTACATCAACCTCGCCCTGCGCGAGGGAATGGCGTTCGGGCCGGAGCTTGTGATCCGCGGAAGCCTCGAGCGCATGACGCCGGTCCTGATGACCGCGCTGTCCGCGGGGCTGGCGCTGCTGCCGCTGCTTATCGCGGCCGACGAGCCCGGCAAGGAGATTCTGCACCCGGTCGCGGTGACGATCTTCGGCGGGCTTGTCAGCGCGACCTTGCTCGATGCCCTGATCACGCCTGTGCTGTTCCTCATGTTCGGCAGGACGCCGCTCATGAGACTGATGCAACGGCAGTCCGAAGAGCGTCCCGGCGATCATGCCGCTTCGCATTCCTACTAA
- a CDS encoding outer membrane protein, which translates to MKSFQFGTAALTTLCLSLPALAADLPARVTKAPPVLVSPAYDWSGFYVGVHAGYTFEEDDGISTTGQVLANINNVAGGARPGQVRLEREGFIGGGQAGYNWQLTPNWVMGLETDISYVYIRKDTNVVTIPLNGIGTLNNNFRTRMEYFGTVRGRIGYAWDRTLLYATGGLAYADIENSATFFGPAGQIQFAGNNRRTEAGYTVGAGIEHAFGSNWSVKAEYLYYDFRDETVNVAVVPGNGGGGTGYNSRFENDGHIVRAGLNYKFGAMGGR; encoded by the coding sequence ATGAAGAGCTTTCAATTCGGCACCGCGGCGCTGACGACGCTGTGTCTGTCGCTTCCTGCGCTTGCCGCGGATCTTCCCGCCCGCGTCACAAAAGCGCCGCCGGTGTTGGTCTCGCCGGCTTACGATTGGTCCGGTTTCTATGTTGGCGTTCACGCCGGCTACACGTTCGAAGAGGACGACGGCATCTCCACGACCGGCCAGGTCCTGGCGAACATCAACAACGTCGCCGGTGGTGCGCGCCCGGGACAGGTTCGTCTCGAACGCGAGGGCTTTATCGGCGGCGGCCAGGCCGGCTACAATTGGCAACTCACGCCGAACTGGGTCATGGGCCTGGAAACGGACATCTCCTACGTCTATATCCGCAAGGACACGAACGTCGTGACGATCCCGCTGAACGGCATCGGCACGCTCAACAATAACTTCCGCACGCGGATGGAGTATTTCGGCACCGTGCGTGGCCGCATCGGCTATGCCTGGGATCGCACCCTGCTGTATGCGACGGGCGGTCTGGCCTACGCGGATATCGAGAACAGCGCCACGTTCTTCGGTCCTGCCGGACAGATTCAGTTCGCCGGCAACAACCGCCGTACCGAGGCCGGCTACACCGTCGGCGCCGGCATCGAGCACGCGTTCGGTTCGAACTGGAGCGTAAAGGCGGAATATCTGTACTACGATTTCAGGGATGAAACGGTGAACGTTGCGGTCGTTCCCGGCAACGGCGGCGGAGGCACCGGCTACAACAGCCGGTTCGAGAACGATGGTCACATCGTGCGCGCCGGCCTGAACTACAAGTTCGGCGCAATGGGCGGGAGGTAG
- a CDS encoding hybrid sensor histidine kinase/response regulator: protein MTPETTLPVATTPPGPPDRPIRVLLLATVLVAAALVAMSFLIANNLRESALSDAERDLSRHSLTLAGQAERSFQSIDLILSNINDHLESRGVFDSASYSVVMSGEDTHQFLKGKLAGLPQLEAITMINSDGKLINFSRYWPIPAVNVSDRDYFKALKSDGSRKTFISQPVQNRGTGTWNIYIARRVNGGSGEFAGLILAAMSLEYFEDFYKSISLGEGSAEALLRDDGTLLARYPKTAEIGKLVAGADTLALLRSGGTVRGMSPVDHVMRIKAVRKLAGVPLSIMTTQTEDSVLQGWRDTVKLLLGFTAAMILALTLAAFVIVRKWREQEVLRRLQSEKAEAERAKALAETELLRQQERTAEAANRAKSNFLAVMSHEIRTPMNAVLGLTSTLLETNLSRDQRESVHAIHVAGDSLLEILNDILDFSKLEVGNLTLESAPFSPAGVLESTLSVVGASAAAKGLELRVELDPNLPTGLLGDGGRIRQVLLNLASNAIKFTEAGEIRITVERLEVEQDSARLRWSVTDSGIGIPADRLGALFNDFVQVDSSVSRRYGGSGLGLAICRRLVRQMGGDIHVESKVGYGSRFFFELSLPKAELPSVTKREDDPSILLLKKRIERAGVPLRILIVDDNQTNRLVAAKMLGEFDIDIKLACDGLEAVAAVFESDFDLVFMDMQMPEMDGLTATRKIRAAGGKYEQVPIVAFTANAFADDREACKAAGMNDFLAKPVRKKFLVQAVLRGLSERDLEAGKGSVTGQDNEHAPRRGAAEALFDRSAFDALVAEISLETAIHTFSVFVEDTRKRLDAFSAMNIADDRSRIRLQAHALKSTAGTFGFRRLSALAGRLESDSAEIAEADFHALVPEMGEAFASGMVQFASARKAA, encoded by the coding sequence ATGACACCGGAGACCACCCTACCCGTGGCGACCACGCCCCCCGGCCCGCCCGATCGCCCCATCCGCGTCCTCTTGCTGGCGACGGTTCTGGTCGCGGCGGCCCTGGTCGCCATGAGCTTTCTGATTGCCAACAATCTGCGCGAAAGCGCGCTTAGCGACGCGGAGCGTGATCTCTCGCGTCACAGCCTGACGCTGGCCGGACAGGCCGAACGTTCGTTTCAATCCATCGATCTGATCCTGTCCAACATCAACGACCATCTGGAATCGCGCGGTGTTTTCGACAGCGCCAGTTACAGCGTCGTGATGAGCGGCGAAGATACGCACCAGTTCCTCAAGGGAAAACTTGCGGGTCTCCCGCAACTGGAAGCGATCACAATGATCAATTCCGACGGAAAGCTGATCAATTTTTCCCGCTACTGGCCGATACCGGCGGTAAACGTTTCCGATCGCGATTATTTCAAGGCGCTCAAGAGCGACGGTTCGCGTAAGACGTTCATCAGCCAACCGGTCCAGAACCGCGGGACCGGAACCTGGAACATCTACATCGCGCGTCGCGTCAACGGCGGTTCCGGCGAATTCGCCGGCCTGATCCTGGCGGCAATGTCGCTCGAATATTTCGAGGATTTCTACAAGTCGATCTCGCTAGGCGAGGGCAGCGCCGAAGCGCTGCTTCGCGACGACGGCACCCTGCTCGCGCGCTACCCCAAAACCGCGGAAATCGGCAAGCTGGTCGCCGGCGCCGACACCCTCGCCCTGCTCAGATCCGGCGGCACCGTCCGCGGGATGTCACCCGTCGATCACGTGATGCGGATCAAGGCCGTCCGCAAGCTCGCGGGTGTTCCGCTCTCGATCATGACGACTCAAACCGAGGACAGCGTGCTGCAAGGCTGGCGGGACACCGTCAAGCTGCTGCTCGGCTTCACCGCGGCGATGATCCTGGCGCTGACGCTGGCGGCCTTCGTCATTGTTCGCAAATGGCGGGAACAGGAGGTGCTGCGGCGCCTGCAATCGGAAAAGGCCGAGGCGGAGCGCGCCAAGGCGCTCGCAGAGACCGAGTTGCTGCGTCAGCAGGAGCGCACCGCGGAGGCGGCCAACCGCGCCAAATCGAATTTCCTGGCGGTGATGAGCCACGAAATACGCACGCCGATGAACGCAGTTCTAGGCCTCACCAGCACCCTGCTGGAAACGAATCTCAGCCGCGACCAACGCGAATCGGTGCATGCCATTCACGTCGCCGGCGACAGCCTGCTGGAAATATTGAACGATATTCTGGACTTCTCCAAACTCGAAGTCGGCAACCTGACGCTCGAATCCGCCCCCTTCTCGCCCGCCGGGGTGCTGGAAAGCACGCTGAGCGTGGTCGGAGCAAGTGCAGCCGCCAAAGGACTCGAATTGCGGGTCGAACTCGATCCGAACCTGCCAACCGGCCTGCTCGGCGACGGCGGCAGGATACGGCAGGTTCTGCTGAACCTCGCCTCCAACGCGATCAAATTCACCGAGGCCGGAGAAATCAGGATCACGGTGGAGCGTCTTGAGGTCGAACAGGACTCCGCAAGGCTCCGCTGGTCGGTGACGGATTCAGGAATCGGCATTCCCGCCGACCGCCTGGGCGCGCTGTTCAACGACTTCGTCCAGGTGGACAGTTCGGTGAGCCGGCGGTACGGCGGATCCGGTCTCGGGCTTGCGATATGCCGACGCCTCGTCCGCCAGATGGGTGGAGATATCCACGTCGAGTCGAAGGTCGGCTATGGGTCGCGCTTCTTCTTCGAACTTTCCCTGCCCAAGGCAGAGCTGCCATCCGTCACAAAACGCGAGGACGATCCCTCGATCCTGCTGTTGAAAAAGCGGATCGAGCGGGCGGGAGTTCCGTTGCGGATTCTCATCGTTGACGACAACCAGACGAACCGGCTGGTTGCAGCCAAAATGCTCGGCGAATTCGATATCGACATCAAACTGGCCTGCGATGGACTCGAGGCGGTTGCGGCGGTCTTCGAAAGCGATTTCGATCTCGTTTTCATGGATATGCAAATGCCCGAAATGGATGGATTGACGGCGACCCGGAAAATCCGGGCAGCAGGCGGGAAATACGAGCAGGTTCCGATCGTCGCCTTTACCGCCAATGCGTTCGCCGATGATCGCGAGGCCTGCAAGGCCGCCGGGATGAACGACTTCCTCGCCAAGCCGGTCCGGAAGAAATTCCTGGTTCAGGCGGTGCTGCGCGGGCTTTCGGAGCGGGACCTGGAAGCCGGCAAAGGCAGCGTGACCGGGCAGGACAATGAACATGCGCCGCGTCGCGGTGCGGCCGAAGCACTGTTTGACCGCAGCGCGTTCGACGCTCTGGTCGCCGAGATCAGCCTTGAAACGGCAATTCATACCTTCAGTGTCTTTGTCGAGGATACCCGCAAGCGGCTCGATGCGTTCAGCGCCATGAACATTGCGGATGATCGAAGCAGGATTCGCCTTCAGGCCCACGCGTTGAAGTCGACCGCCGGGACATTCGGCTTCCGGCGGCTTTCGGCGCTCGCGGGCCGGCTGGAAAGCGATTCGGCAGAGATCGCCGAGGCCGATTTTCACGCGCTCGTACCTGAAATGGGCGAAGCCTTTGCATCGGGAATGGTGCAGTTTGCCAGCGCCCGCAAGGCGGCATGA
- a CDS encoding acyl-CoA thioesterase yields the protein MTRERFWFFHPFRVRYSEIDGQGVVFNAHYLTYFDTTITEYFRALGYDQYADAKRTGEDYHVVKSLIEYKAPVRFDQEIDVCARVARIGNSSIVFELAIFLKGGNEALVTGEIVWVNTNQQTHRPVPVPKAIRERIAAREMHLA from the coding sequence ATGACACGTGAGCGGTTCTGGTTCTTTCATCCTTTTCGGGTGCGCTATTCCGAAATCGACGGCCAGGGCGTCGTCTTCAATGCGCACTACCTGACCTACTTCGACACGACCATCACCGAATATTTTCGCGCGCTCGGATATGACCAGTATGCCGACGCCAAACGGACGGGCGAGGATTACCACGTCGTCAAGTCGCTGATCGAGTACAAGGCCCCGGTGCGGTTCGATCAGGAGATCGACGTTTGCGCACGCGTGGCCCGGATCGGCAATTCGAGCATCGTTTTCGAACTCGCGATCTTCCTCAAGGGCGGCAACGAAGCGCTGGTGACCGGCGAGATCGTCTGGGTCAACACCAACCAGCAAACCCATCGCCCGGTCCCGGTGCCGAAGGCGATCCGCGAGCGGATCGCGGCACGCGAGATGCATCTGGCCTGA
- a CDS encoding Bug family tripartite tricarboxylate transporter substrate binding protein: MPLPVSVNRRTLLTLLGGSIAAPLAAPRVVSAQEGWPARPVRYVNGFPAGGATDSLSRILCQKMSELSGQSFVVENRAGAGGVLGADAVAKAPPDGYTVGLGGIASNVLAIGSYAKLPYDPVRDFTFISGMWQLPNILVAKKELFSSDLKELLAAFKKEPRKYTYASAGFGTTLHLSGEMMNSMAGVDVLHIPYRGAGPALTDLLGGRVDMLFDNLPGSLPSVRSGLIKPVAVTSATRIPELPDVPAMAELLPGYAMTSWTAMIGPANMPADLVSQINALTAKALADPQVKARYGDLGASTWPTSPSEIATFRDSEQARLLPVMKAAGIKPE, from the coding sequence ATGCCGCTGCCTGTTTCAGTCAACCGCCGCACCTTGCTGACCCTGCTCGGCGGATCAATAGCCGCACCTTTGGCGGCGCCACGCGTTGTCAGCGCGCAGGAAGGCTGGCCCGCACGGCCGGTGCGCTACGTCAACGGCTTCCCGGCAGGCGGAGCAACCGATTCGCTTTCACGCATCCTCTGCCAGAAGATGAGCGAACTCTCCGGACAATCCTTCGTGGTCGAGAATCGTGCTGGAGCGGGCGGCGTGTTGGGCGCGGATGCGGTCGCGAAGGCGCCGCCGGACGGGTATACGGTCGGGCTTGGCGGCATTGCCAGCAATGTGCTGGCGATCGGGAGCTACGCCAAGCTCCCCTACGACCCGGTGCGCGATTTCACGTTCATCTCCGGCATGTGGCAGCTGCCGAATATCCTGGTCGCCAAGAAGGAGCTGTTCTCCTCGGACCTGAAGGAGCTGCTCGCCGCATTCAAGAAGGAGCCGCGCAAATATACCTATGCGTCGGCGGGCTTTGGCACCACATTGCATCTCTCGGGCGAGATGATGAACAGCATGGCGGGCGTGGACGTCCTCCATATTCCCTACAGGGGAGCCGGCCCGGCGCTGACCGACCTGCTCGGCGGCCGCGTCGACATGCTGTTCGACAATTTACCCGGCTCGCTGCCTAGCGTACGATCCGGCCTGATCAAGCCGGTCGCCGTCACCTCCGCGACGCGCATCCCCGAGCTTCCCGACGTGCCTGCGATGGCCGAGTTGCTGCCCGGATATGCCATGACCTCATGGACGGCCATGATCGGGCCGGCCAACATGCCGGCCGATCTGGTGTCGCAGATCAACGCGCTCACCGCGAAGGCGCTCGCCGATCCCCAGGTGAAGGCGCGGTACGGCGACCTCGGCGCATCGACCTGGCCGACATCGCCGTCCGAAATCGCGACCTTCCGGGACAGCGAGCAGGCGCGGCTGCTGCCGGTCATGAAGGCGGCGGGGATCAAGCCGGAGTGA